In the genome of Falco naumanni isolate bFalNau1 chromosome 5, bFalNau1.pat, whole genome shotgun sequence, the window ttacaaaaataaacccccaatTGCAGCTTtagaagatgaagaaagaatGATGACAAAATCTTCCAAATAGATTTTGCCCTGGCAGAAAGCCCAGAAATAGCTGCAAGGACAGGCTGTCCTTTGGGAGGTGAATGCTCCCCCAGCACTCCTGAGCTGGACtggtaggaagaaaaagaaagaaaaaagggttaTTCTGATCAAAACCATTTCATAGAGTGGTAGGTAGTCCAGTCACAGCCCCCTCTCCTCCGGCCCCCAGGCCATGTTGTTTCCAGAGAGCAGTCATATgcctcctgaaaaaaatacatttcttgtcTCACCCACATTTCCCACAGCCTTGTTAAGTATTGCCTCACCTTTTCTTTAGGTAGGGTTCAGCTTCTGTTCTTGAGATATCCATATACTTTCTCTGTTTTAAGATGTCCCTTGCTTTCTCAGCCCTTGCTGTTGGGTAGCCACCCTTCTTCTCCACTTACTACATCTGTTCCTGAttcagaaaacctttttttgttgtgggaAATCTATAAATTTTCCAGAATAACAgtagttttctttatttttccataggCTTAGGCCTTCAGAATCAACAGGATCTATATTGTCCTTTCTATAGGCATAATTTCCACCTTTTGCATGctgattttttcctaatacagTTCAAATAGCTTCTGGAGACAACCATAACACAAATTCCTCTATGTCCTCCTGCTGTATTCACAGCCCTGCCATGCAGTCCAGCATCTACCCTCCTGCTGCATTTCATTTCCAGTACAAAGACAGTCTTGGGGTCTTACCATGAGCATCCCTTGCTGAGCCAAACAAGCTCACTCTTTGCTGAATTTCCCATTGAAACGCTTCAGGCCTACAGGTTGGGCCTTGTGAATTAACAGAGGAGTTTGGTCCCCTGACCTAGGCAGTACTATTTTGGCTGCTCAGGTATCCCAGGTATGCTgtctttgcattattttcagtGCATTCATGCAGTGTCACAAGCCGCTGAATGAAGCTAGCCCTACCCACAAACTCCCAATTTCCCTATTACGTGGGTGCATGTTCTCCAAGTAATGGCTAGCCATCTCTcatttctccttcagctgcttttttcctcttttatacATACACACCCTTTTAAGAAATGGCAGGGAGCAAGTTTCAAGTGCAGCAGACATGTCAGCTTAATTTATATAGGGCAGAGAATTGGCTAAATCTGTAACTCCTCTGCATTTTCATTGCAGTGcgcaggcaggcagagaaaaagacCTAGTCTTTGCCTCCCATTAAAAGAGATAAATGATCTTGCTGGCACACACACGGTGCAGCTCAGGACAGACCAGCTTGGCTAGATTACTGGTTAGCCCTGCCAACAGCTAATTCGTTCAGAAAAAGGTGCATGTAACCCTGTagacagctgcagagcaaccgtcatgctttttatttcccctgCCCACACCATTAGTGGTTGGCACTGTTAATCCTATTTAATGTAACTATGGATAGACATGCAAACCTTTAATCCATCTCAAACCTACTAACCCTTCAGCCTGCCTTGGCTGGAGTTCCATGTTTTGAGCTGCAAACAGGCATGAGGCAGCCTGCCTTCTTTTACACTCCTCATTTTTAGTTGAGTTGATGGGTATTCTTGTCTCAAAACGAGACACTTCCTTTTGCTGTAACTTTTCTTTTGTGAGTTACTGAGGGCGCTGCTGCTGTACACCTTCTACAATAACCAGCTCCTTACCCAGGATATTCAGGAGCCCATCAGTGTTGTAGGTAAAGACTGAAATGTAAATCAgttatgaaaaagaaaccagaggCTGAGATTGCCAAAACTTTTTAAGAGCCTTCCCCCCTACTTTTCCTCCACagctttttcagcattttaagtCGTCTTTGCCTAAGCAAGTTTTACAGTCAGTCTCTGTTCACTGGCAGCCAGGTTTCTTACTGCCATGTCATTTCAAAGGCAAGAAGTTCATTAGTGTCCTGAGCAAACACgttttttcttggtttacaCTTGCAGTCCTGCCCTCTCCTGATACACATGTAATGCTGGTGTTAGCTGGTGTTGCTTTCTACACTAAAGACTTGTTCATATAGCAGAGGCTGTATTGGCTTACATTAGCTTGTACCCATCCAAACAAATTTTCCTATTTGCTTTCCGTTCACGTCATGAGGCAGAAATAGGCCATTAACAGGCCTGATGAATCTTGTTCACAATAAGCTAGCTCAACACCGAGCATCTGGGAACTATTCTGCCTTCTTTAAACGATTTCCCTGGAAAGGTTCTACCACATTAATAACACTCCAGagcttttatttgcatttatattaaagttgctgctgttgctgcctcCCATTCCAACTCCCTGCTGTGTGTGGGTGGGGATGCACTCTAAGATGGCaccctcctccttcttccctaGCTCAGCTACCTCtattttctgctgcaggatGCTCAGCTGGTGTCGCAGAGCTGGGAAGCGAGCCAGAAGCCCGATGAGCTCAGCCAGCACATGGTGCTCACCCTGCAGCAGCGGGATGTCTCCCTGCGCTGCTGCAAGCTGGAGAGAAATGCTGTCTAGCAGGTCCAGGGGTTGAGGGCTGCAGCGTGTTAGCTTCCAGCATGGGAACCAGAGGTTGGAGGCCAGCtaggaaaagcagctgtggcagctgctccttccctaACCCCCTCTTCTCTTACATGGGGCAGAAAAATCTGGCTGCAAGGAACAGAGAGATGGCACAGGTTGCTCTACGATAGCCACCACGTGGGGTCCCAGTACAGTTGAGGAGCTGGCATGCTCTAGGCATGACTAGACCATAACATAGACAGCTGGAGTATGAGATGTTTAGCTGTAGCTTATCACCAGGCACATGCGATAGGCTGGTACCCATTCTCTCCTCTAGCCTGTAGACATTCTCCTCAGGTCTTGCCCTCATCTACCCAGTGTGCAGGTGGCACTGCTGTCCTTTCataggagctgctgctctgctagGGAGAGGGAAAAATCAAGGCTAGAACACGTCAGATCTTTGCCCTTCTAGAATATTGTTTACATAGAGCCACCCATTcattctgcttgcttttcctttctcctgcaaAATAAAGTATAATTTATTTAAGGATACTGTTTACTGTACAACCAAATTTGATTTCAGATGGCAAAATCCAGTCAGGTAGGTTTAACCTCTTCAACAATGTAATACCTCATGGCACACAGCCCACAAGAAGTATGTTATTACTTTAGTTGGCCCTGGTAGTCTTTCCAGCCAGTAATGAGAGCTGCCATCTAGCTTTAAAACTCCACAGATCCAGGTGTTATTATCCTTGGGGAAAACTGCTCTGGGCCCCACTTTATAAAGTTCCCCATTAACTCTGAAAGAACAGCTTTCCTGTTTACTTACATTTGTAAGCAAACAAGCAGGGTTTTGTACCGAGTGAACCACATTACCCTACTAGTGCTTCTTTCTGGAGCAACAAAggatggcttttgctttcctcagcCTGCAAAAGAAGGGCCCAGGAACTGAACAACCACAGAAGCAAGGGTGCGCAGGAGAAATAGGTAAAGGAGGCACAGGGGGTGACATGAAGGACCTCTGTAAGATCAAAGGAACTACCAAATACTGAAGATGAGGATTTGAAACAGAGTATCACCCCAGAAATCTACCTCTTTCAAAACTCAAGTTGTGGCACAACCAGCTTTTTCACACTGTTAATTGTCTCCATGACAACTCCACATGGAGTTGCATGTGTTAGACCAGCTCACATACACGACAGCAGGCACAGACTGTAGAGTTTTTAAGGAGACATGTGGTATATACACCTTTTGATCAACCACTTTTTCAAACACTATTGCTTTCATTCTTTAAagaagcattcttttttttacactttttaaaattttgggaGCAAGAACAAATGGATAAAGAAGGGAATTGGTCTTTGAACTGTTCTATATTTACCACTTTTGGCTGCAGATAGTTGAACTTGATCCTATTACAAGAAAGCCCCTCCCACATGCTATTACACAATTCCCAGTACACACACTTCAGTATGTTCACTATTTCCCTTGGCTGGACCTCATACATCTGGGTGACCTTCCCTCCCATGCAGACAAGAGGGAAAGAACACAAAAGAGGCAGCAAGAGGACAGCACCAGGAATTCTAATCAGAAAACAGGGAAGGGATACCAAATTCTCACCAGTGCTGACATctaagcagctgctgctcatgtCAGCCAAGCCCCTTGTAAGCAACTCCTGAGTCTAACCAAAGCTTAGCATTAGTCCTTCTCCTTAcctctttttccccaaaggggacacatttcccattttcttaGGTAAGGGGCGGGCAAGGGCAGTGGCAGGCGCTCCCCAGAAGCGCATTTACAGTGGTTTAGCAAGGAAGCGTCTGGAACAACACTTCCACCTGCTGGGCCTTCTATTTGTTGCAACCGGGTATTTAGCAGCAGCCCGATAGAAAAAACATCCCTCCAACCCAGCACCACAACCTCTGGCTCAGAAGGTTTTAACTTTCTGCTGGGACTAACACCTGGGTCACAACCCCTCCTGGGTACAGGAGCAGGCAGCGCCCAGCAGCGCTGCCCTCCTAGCGTGGCTGAACCTGAGTGGGAGGCTCAGGTACAAGCATCCAAAGGACAACTTTCTCCCTGTAAAAGGTCTTCCTCGGAGAGGGGAGACTAAGTAGGCAAAACAGAGGAGTCATCTCCATTCCAACCTGCACTCCTTGAAGGCCTGAGCATGTCAGAAAGAAGATTAAATACATGTGTCAACATGAATCAGATAGGCCATTCACACAACTGAGTCATCCTAAAGAGAGGGATGCTTGGATCAGAACAGTGACACAGTTTGTCTCCATCAGTCGTAGCCTGTCATAATTAATCACTATTACAAAGGCAAAGAGAGGCTGTGTCTGCAACAAGTATTTAATCAAATGACATATGAAAAGTTTTTACAATGACTGAGAAACCTGACAGAGGCTGTAATAAGAACAGAAAGTGCAGGACTCTCAGGTTTAATAGTCTTTCAAAGCATCCTTCCCTTCCCATGGTTTATTACTGCTGGTCCAAAACATTTCTCCATTCAGATACAGTGCTTTAAATGCACTCTGCCAAATAACACAGGTGGCAGAAGGCCTACATCCCAAGGCGGGGGAACAAGATTTATATTTGGCTTGGTCTACCCTTCTACATGAAGGATGTAAGACATGTTGGCTGGAGGGAGATAACTTTAAGGAGAGTGCATCTCAGAGCCAGGAGAACCTCCATGGCTCTAGCTGGCCAGTAACAAGTTCTGCACAGAcgcagagctgctctgcaagtATGACATTAAAGCCCACCCTGACAGATGCACATCTCTGATGTACATCTCTGATGTACTACCTCAAATACACCAACAAAATAGCCAGTTCTGTATGCTGAGCACTCAAGCTGCAGAAGGACTGGAGCTGCAAGAATCCCTGTCATGTTGTTTATGGTCTCCCAAAGTATTCTCTCTCAAATTTACGGAAATCTTCCTCAGTAAAGACAGTGCCTTCAGGCTTCTTCTTTGCCATCTTCTTTGGAGGCTGATCTTTGGCCTTCCTGCCTCTGTTCTGAGCAAGAACCTTCagataataaaaaaggaaaaaaataagtcattGTTATCCAgaccaaaccacaaaactgtGATTTTCAAGCTCACCTGCAACATCTCTGCTACTCTACTAGTACCCTGCTATAACCTCGAATACCTTCAAGGAAAAGTCGAGAGGCAATCACCGATGTTAATCAAAGCAGGTCACTGGGACAACAGCAAATACCAACTTGGTATATGGAGTCAAATATGAAAACTACTCTCTGGTAAGGTCACAGAGATATTCTGAAACTATGACCTTATTTTATCCTGTCTGTCCATGACACAACCTGAAAACCCAACAAGTTGGTTGAATTCCGTCAGCATTTTCTAATGTATTATCACCTCCTTTCACAACCTCCAGCCTGAGAAACACTGCCTAAACCACTGTTCTATGTAAATTAACAGCCTGTATCTCATAAAGATAGCCCAAGATTCTAGCAGAGTCAGCTCTTCTCCTCTACAAATCCTGGCATGATACTACCTTTTGGGGAAGACCACTGGTTAAATTCTCAAGTTATGAGAAACATCATTCAAGGTGCTATTAAATTCTTACTACATGAGCCAGCACCACATCTGGTTCCTTGCTGAACAGCCTGCAGCTACAGAGAAGGCCAGGTCAATAGACAGTAAGGTGAAGGTCTGAACCAGGGCTTCTTTGCCAGCTGAAGCTACGAAAAATCTTTGATAATTAAGAAAAGCCAACAGCTGTCAGTACATTTTAACTAGTATCAGAAAACATCATAGGCGACAACATATCAACAAGAGTTTAAAGCTTAGTAAGTTATTTGCCAGTGCACACAGAAATTCCTCAAGATCATTTGCAACCAGAAACTTAACCTGACTCCTTTGCACAGGGTCTAACTGGAAGATCTGGGGATGACTCCCATTCACCTGCGTCCCTCAGCAGAAGCAGACTCccaaacagaaatgacagtCTTACTTGTTCTGTGATGGCTTTGTTTGCAACAAATTGTCCCTTCAACATGTACTGCAGGTTTGCTCTCAAGTGATTCACAGCCTTCTTCTTATGATACTCTtctaaaacaaagcagagagggATAAAACACATCAGCTGCTCATCCAGGCAGTatgcagagagagacagagaaggaTCAGCAAAGTCCCGGGAGAAAAAGACAGCTCAGGAACAGAGGCGTGTTCACAGATCAGGCTGTGTTTAAGTCGGGGACACCAGAAGGCATCCAGAAGGACAGGAAGGGATGGATACAAACGACCGGGAGGGTGGTTGTGGGACACCACAAGGGGACCCGGTGCGAGGGCTGTGGAGGGCGGCAAAGCTGCCTCTCTTCCCCCGGACGTGGGCTGGGACTCACCTATCACTGACTTCACGACTCTGCCCTTGACCGTGGCCTTGTTCCTGCGGGGCTCCGGCGCCCTCTTCCTCCGCCTCGCAGCGCCCGCCGCCCTGGGGCCGTCCCGCCCCTCCGTGAGTCCCGGCGGCGCCTTTCCCCGGCCTGCAGCGGGAGGAGGGACGGAGTGACCCGAGCCGCACGCCACGAATCACCCTCCCCACgcccccacagcccccggcccccgcgggcTCACCCGGcgcctccagcagctccaggcctCGCCGCAGCAGGGAGGCCGACATGCCGGCGTACCCCCAGCCGGCGGCCAACTTCCTGTGTCTCGGCGCCACGCTTCCGCCCGCGCGTGACGCCACTTCCGCTTTCCTCACCGCCACAGTTCCGGCGCCGCGTGCGGCCTGTCGCGCATGCGCAGAGGGAGCTGCGGCGCGTGTTGGGCGGGAAGGTCCGTGGCGCCATGTTGTGGCGTCGTGTTGTGTGGCGAGTACCTCAGAGCCGTGCTGAGCGTGCGTGGCCCGCAGTGGGCACGCCGGGTTCGTGCTGGTGGTTCTCGTTTACCCGCACTTCTCTCCTCCGCCTCTGCTGTGTGTGGCCCGGCAGCTGGCCCACAGGCTGCCTGCGCTACACCTTCACAAAGCCGCTGCAGTGGGGACTCCGAGGAGCCTCCAGCCATCACAGGTATAATAATAGCCGGCCGGGAGGAAGGGGGACAGCAGCAACGCGGTCATGTTTTGTCTCAGCCAAGGTCCAAACCCCAGATTTAACTCTGCTAGGCTCCGCTGGCACGGAGGTTCACTTTGCCAGAGATTGCAGAAGTTACTCAatattactttatttatttaaagctttctttccccattttcaCCCCTTTAGAGACTTGATGCTAATGTCTGCTAAATTTAGCTATCATCCGAATAAATCTTATTCAGTTATAGCCAGTGCTGGCAGTAACAAGCTGACACTGGAGAACAGGGAGAGAGGTTTATTGTCTCTCAGACATGTCCTGCAGGGACAAAGGGATACAAGCAGCTCTTACTGTTTTTGATAGTAATGATCTCTAATGAGACCTGGTAACAGTTAAACCTCGGTTCATTAAAAGACATTCATTCTCTGGAAATTGTTCTTCAGCCTCTGCAGATGTCACCTCAATGCCTGTCTTTTTATTGTTCGTTCTCTTCTGAATCACTCCCTGGATGGATCCCAGCACCTTGTGTCAGTATCTGCTGGCGTGATTTATGATGGTGCTAATACATTTTTCTGGACGGGACCTAGTGGGTACTCATTCCTGGCTTCATGGCTGGGGAACGTTAACCATTTAGTGCTTGTTCAGCACATTGCTTCTcaatcttatttttccttttacagtaACTGAATTTTTTGGTTGATTTGGAGGGACAGTCAGTGGGTGTGTACAGCAGCgcacttttccattttcttgttttctggtAGTATTTAGTGGAAGATAGAGCTTGCTCAGCTCTTAGTTCCCTGCCAGGTTTGCCCCTCCAGTTGTGTGAAACCTTAATAAAGTTACAAGGAGGTTATCGTAGTTTTtgcaaagaagcagctgaaCAAGCAGTGAATTAATAGCCTATTGCTGAAATTGAAGAGAGCACTAGAAAGCATTCTAGTCAGCAGAAGATTTGTTATTGCTTGTATACTCAGATCATCTTTATCTTGgtcagaatgagaaaaatgatAGCTGCCAGTGATCTTGCCACAGGAAAAGTGTTTCCAAAAATACTACATCAGTCAAATGCTCTCTTTTGGCCCCTAAAATACAATTTACAGTTTTTTTGTAAGCTCTTTATGGTTACATAGTGCATAGTATATTCAAGAGAGCATGTTCCACTTGTTAAACACTACATTGCATCATTTATTAGGACCACCTATATTGTTGTTACACATGCTTAGTGTTAGAACAGTGTAACCTCATAAATGCATTACAAAGGCATCTGAAGCAAAAACATCTTCTTTACCAACACCACAAAACATGTTTAACAAATCAGTGTTTATTATCCTGTTGATGGAAAATATATGCCATTTTCTACTTCAATCGTAAACTATCACTAATGCTATCCTATTTCTGTTGTGCCAATTAATAAAGCTCTCAGTTGTGTAGGTCTCTCAGAAAATCTGACTCCCTTCTTATTAAATACCTTCAGTAGCAAGAAATCATAATACAGGCAATGCTTCCTTTGACCAGCAAGGTTGAGTGCAGACTTGCTATGGTTTTAGTCAGCAATTACctgcagaataaaatttaatGAGTGCACAAGGGTCACTTTACTGAAGAGGGAAGGCAAGGCACATTCTTTAACTACATTCAGTCTCCTGCCTCAGAATCTGGTCAGGCTCTTGGAGCTAGTTAGTGCACCAAGAAATTAAATGGATGCACACTTTGTGGTGTGATGTGTTCCCCAGGTTTGGATCTGTTGCCAAAGATCATGGTCCAACATGGGCCATGGATTTTTCAATACTTTGTAAAATAATGCACCTGTTGTTAATACATTATATTTTTCAGCTCCTTTTAACAGAATCTGGCAGCTTTTCTTGGGGCATGATAATTAATGTTTCTCTGAACTGTGTTCTGGCTTCAGCTGTGATCTTGCCAGACATAGTGATAACAGTATCTGTCATATCTGTTCAGGTGACTTTGGTACAACTAATACCTCTCACGCTCCTGGAGACTCAGGCACAGAGTCTTCCGTTGTTCTTTGACTTTAATAGAAAATTGTGTTTACAACTTTTCCCTGCAGTGCTAAACAACATCAGTTTATTGACTGATTTATTGACTGATATTGACATTTATGTTAGGAATGTATGATTGTCTCTTAATATGAACTGGATTTTACCTGTGTATTATATGTAACTTTAAATCTGTATATATGTAAATTTTAGGCGTTTGGATCACATAATCTCTTCTACATGTCATAAACTGTAAAATATCTTCTGCTGACCTTAAATTAGTTCAACTACCTGTATTTGATTAATCTGCTTTATGCTGAGCACAGCATATAAAGTGCTGTATTTCTCTTTGCAGAGACTTCCATGGCTTTATCAGTCTCATAGGGATGATATGCTTCTTATTTCATGGTGATATATACATTTAACTATCACTTTCTTTTGCCCGAGTCACTGTTGAAAGCAGTTGAGCAGACCCTACAAATAGCTTTTCCCAGACTAGTATGTGCTGTTAAAAATTTAATGTTGGGAGACTTTGTGTCTAtgtcagtaaaaaaataatcagtatttcATTATACTCTGctcaaattaaaatttcatcCTAGAAAACTTTGTCACTTTGTAATCCCTCAAAAATCAGTGCAGTTAGCTCTTTGAAGTGCTTCGGAGACAGAATGATGTCAAATGGTGttcatttaaattataaaatccAAATAAATTGCTGTCTTAGAGCCTGAATAATCTAACTTTGGATGTCAAAACCCACAGGTGCTGTATTTCAGATTGAGAATGTCTTTGTTTCTGAGTCAAGCTATCTTTGAACGCTTTCTGATGCTAATGTTCATGTTTTATAGCTTTCTTTAAATCTCATGCCTCAGTGGGTACCCATGAGCTAGCTGGCGTTTCAGTTATGTATAACCCAACATATACAGATCAGTTTAAGTTTTAAGTAACCTCCATATGTGAatgttttcagttcattttctgcttgctttcttatgGTATTGAAAATGGGATTTTCCCCTGTTTGAATATGTTGATCAAAGTTTCTGGTTCATCTTGGCATTACTATTCTTCTCCCTATTATTCTAGGCTTTGGAAGATGTCTGAGATTATGGTACATTTGGTCTATTCCACCTTATTACTCTGTACAGCATGCtaacaaaaatgttactgttaTTCATGGTTAATCATATTGCTGTCTGTGGCAGTTCATAACAGCTGTTTGTTTGCTCTTACTTTTTGTTCCAGCTTCTGGATTCAGGGAGTTACGTAGGAGTCTCAGTCTGGAATACTGTGAAGAATGTtagaagcagagaggagcatTAGAAGTAAAATACAACAATCACAAGCATTTATTTAGTTTAGGGCTTTTTAAAACCAGCCTTACGATTCTGGGAAATGGGATCCTGGTCTTTGAACACTTGGTATTGTCCACACTGACAcatatatctgtattttctcttccaaaatgAATCAGACCATTTTCAAGATGATTTATAACAGATTTTCACCTCTGTATGTTTCTTAACTTGTGGATTATGGAATGCACCTTGCTTTAGACAGCTGTCCAGTTTCACCACATCCcgtattctgtattttctcttaaacagcagtattgaaaaaaacagctgctgtCATTAAGACTTATCTGTGTTTGCCAACTTGAAGCAGATTGTGTTGTGGTCACTGTTCCTACAAAGAACCATGGGTCACTGCCAGCCCTGTCCTTTAAGTACATAGGAACCTTTGTCCTTTAACTGTGTGACATGcctttgaaaagcagtttgaCTTTCTGGACTACTGAGTCATGGATAAGTGCCTAGTTACTTTAGACTGACAGAAAGccttttattctgattttttaattgttttaatttttaaaaattattttatttatttatttttaatccagtGCAGATACTTTTCTCTTCCATGTATTTTTCAGCCTGTTCCAGGTCACCAAGAAGGTGGCTCTGTCTTGCACAGCTTCTTCAGATAATGTTGGCACAGGTTAAGATTAAATTGGCTTCCCACTATACTAGATGCTATAGTACAAAATGAACTCTGCCCCTGAACAAGACAAGAGTTATTATCCTCCTATACAGACGAGATAAGGAGGCACAAAGACTAAGCAACTTGCAAAGTAGTTGAGACAGGATGAATGCTCAGACTAGATCTTCCGAATGCCAACATGGAGGCTCAGCCCAAAACATATCCTTGTTCTCCACCTGCTGTTTTTTGGCTCCAAATGGGAGAAAAGCAAGCATCGGTAGCTTTGTTGAAGCGGTAAGAACCCACTTTGTAGAGAGAGGCAACATTTTTGAGAACATAAATGTTATATTTAGAAAAGACCCAAACAAGTTCTTCAGGGCTTAAAATATTAGAAGGAAAGCAATTTGCTAGTAATATTTTGCACATAATACAGAGTTGGTGTCACAAGGTTTTTGTGGTCAGAAATAATGGGGTTTTGCATCCAGACTCACAAAAATGCCTGAACTTGCAGTGCCTTCATACTTCTGTCTTtgccaaaagggaaaaatctcttcagaaGGGCATCTGCTGTTCTTGCACGCCTCCTAGAGTGGATCAGGCAAACAGGTCTGTAGCTGAAGGGCAACAATTTCCCTCTCTGTTTCCCAccactatttttaaatatcaggaGAGGGAGAAAGTAGTAGAAGAATCCCAGGGCTCAGAGtgactgatttttctctgttccttctgtGGGCCATGAACATGATTCCTAGgtcttcctcctgccctccccacctACT includes:
- the RPS19BP1 gene encoding active regulator of SIRT1; translation: MSASLLRRGLELLEAPGRGKAPPGLTEGRDGPRAAGAARRRKRAPEPRRNKATVKGRVVKSVIEEYHKKKAVNHLRANLQYMLKGQFVANKAITEQVLAQNRGRKAKDQPPKKMAKKKPEGTVFTEEDFRKFEREYFGRP